One window of Pseudomonas sp. FP198 genomic DNA carries:
- a CDS encoding HU family DNA-binding protein, which yields MRKPELAAAIAEKADLTKEQANRVLNAVLEEITSALHRKDSVTLVGFGTFLQRHRGARTGKNPQTGEPVKIKASNTVAFKPGKFLKDSVNP from the coding sequence ATGCGTAAACCAGAACTCGCCGCCGCCATTGCGGAAAAAGCGGACCTCACCAAAGAACAAGCCAACCGCGTCCTCAACGCTGTTCTCGAAGAAATCACCAGCGCCCTGCATCGCAAGGACAGTGTGACTCTGGTCGGCTTCGGCACCTTCCTGCAACGCCACCGCGGCGCCCGCACCGGCAAGAACCCACAAACCGGCGAGCCGGTGAAAATCAAGGCCAGCAACACGGTTGCGTTCAAGCCAGGCAAATTCCTGAAGGACAGCGTTAACCCATAA
- a CDS encoding NAD(P)/FAD-dependent oxidoreductase, whose protein sequence is MSAPVVIVGTGLAGYNLAREFRKLDSETPLLLITADDGRSYSKPMLSTGFGKNKDADGLSISEPGAMAEQLKAEVRTHTRISGIDPGHKRLWIGEEAVSYRDLVLAWGAETVRVPVQGDAADLIFPINDLEDYARFRTAAAGKRRVLLLGAGLIGCEFANDLILGGYEVELVAPCEQVMPTLLHPAAAAAVQAGLESLGAHFHLGPVLNRLQHVADGLEAHLSDGQVIPCDLVVSAIGLRPRIDLAAAAGLVVNRGVVVDRHLKTSHANIYALGDCAEVDGLNLLYVMPLMSCVRALAQTLAGNPTAVSYGAMPITVKTPVCPLVVSPPPRGSEGAWSVEGQGADIKALCRDAHGNLLGYALTGAAVMEKLALNKQLPALLA, encoded by the coding sequence ATGAGCGCACCTGTCGTCATCGTCGGTACCGGCCTGGCTGGCTATAACCTGGCCCGGGAATTTCGCAAGCTCGACAGCGAAACCCCGTTACTGCTGATTACCGCGGACGACGGCCGCTCCTACTCCAAGCCGATGCTCTCCACGGGGTTCGGCAAGAACAAGGACGCCGATGGCTTGAGCATATCCGAGCCGGGCGCCATGGCCGAGCAGTTGAAGGCCGAAGTGCGCACCCACACGCGCATCAGCGGCATCGACCCGGGCCACAAACGCCTGTGGATCGGCGAGGAAGCGGTAAGTTATCGCGACCTGGTCCTGGCCTGGGGCGCTGAAACCGTGCGCGTGCCGGTGCAGGGCGATGCGGCGGACCTGATCTTCCCGATCAATGATCTCGAAGACTACGCACGTTTTCGGACCGCCGCCGCCGGCAAGCGCCGGGTGCTGCTGCTCGGTGCCGGCCTGATCGGCTGCGAATTCGCCAACGACCTGATCCTCGGCGGCTACGAAGTGGAACTGGTGGCCCCCTGCGAGCAAGTCATGCCGACGCTGCTGCATCCGGCCGCTGCCGCAGCGGTCCAGGCCGGGCTGGAAAGCCTCGGCGCACATTTCCACTTGGGGCCGGTGCTCAACCGTCTGCAACATGTGGCCGACGGATTGGAGGCGCATCTGTCGGATGGCCAAGTGATTCCCTGCGATCTGGTGGTCTCGGCCATCGGCCTGCGCCCGCGCATCGACCTGGCGGCTGCCGCCGGGCTGGTGGTCAACCGCGGCGTGGTGGTGGATCGTCACCTGAAGACTTCCCACGCCAATATCTACGCTTTGGGCGATTGTGCGGAAGTCGATGGCTTGAACCTGCTCTACGTCATGCCACTGATGAGCTGCGTCCGCGCCCTGGCCCAGACCCTGGCCGGCAACCCGACCGCGGTCAGCTACGGCGCCATGCCGATCACTGTGAAAACTCCGGTCTGCCCGCTGGTGGTTTCGCCGCCGCCACGGGGCAGCGAAGGCGCGTGGAGCGTCGAGGGGCAGGGCGCCGACATCAAGGCCCTGTGCCGCGACGCCCACGGCAATCTGTTGGGCTACGCCCTGACCGGTGCGGCGGTGATGGAGAAACTGGCGCTGAACAAGCAGCTTCCGGCACTGCTGGCGTAA
- a CDS encoding rubredoxin encodes MKKWQCIVCGLIYNEADGWPDDGIAPGTRWEDVPADWLCPDCGVGKMDFEMIEIN; translated from the coding sequence ATGAAAAAGTGGCAATGTATCGTCTGTGGCCTGATCTACAACGAAGCTGACGGCTGGCCCGACGATGGCATCGCGCCCGGCACCCGCTGGGAAGATGTACCGGCGGACTGGCTGTGCCCGGACTGCGGCGTCGGCAAAATGGATTTCGAAATGATCGAAATCAACTGA
- a CDS encoding chorismate lyase, producing the protein MVSSRPHSLPFKTLVPPTNSIFPTLRWLPQHLLSPRPDACVLDWLFDQGSLTRRLTGLSDDHFSVTPLLEGWQPLRADECAPLDLAEGSEGWVREVYLRGHGQPWVFARSVAARSALQGDGLQMDALGSRSLGELLFCDQAFQRRAIEVCHYPSEWLPPEVRAHALWGRRSRFDRGALSVLVAEIFLPPLWTVARAYSENC; encoded by the coding sequence ATGGTAAGCTCGCGGCCTCATTCGCTGCCATTCAAGACCCTTGTGCCGCCTACAAATTCGATATTTCCTACACTTCGATGGCTGCCCCAGCACCTGCTGTCGCCCCGCCCCGATGCTTGCGTGCTCGACTGGTTGTTCGACCAGGGCTCCCTGACCCGGCGCCTTACGGGCCTGTCGGATGACCACTTCAGCGTGACACCGCTGCTGGAGGGCTGGCAGCCGTTGCGCGCCGACGAGTGTGCCCCGCTGGATCTGGCCGAGGGCAGCGAAGGCTGGGTGCGCGAAGTGTACCTGCGCGGTCACGGCCAGCCTTGGGTGTTCGCCCGCAGCGTGGCGGCGCGCAGCGCGCTGCAAGGCGACGGCTTGCAGATGGACGCACTGGGCAGCCGCTCCCTGGGTGAGCTGCTGTTTTGCGACCAGGCATTCCAGCGCCGGGCGATCGAGGTGTGCCACTACCCGAGTGAATGGTTGCCACCCGAGGTTCGCGCCCACGCGTTGTGGGGCCGTCGCTCGCGTTTCGATCGCGGTGCGTTGAGCGTGCTGGTGGCGGAGATTTTCCTGCCGCCACTGTGGACCGTCGCTCGCGCCTATTCGGAGAATTGCTGA
- the ubiA gene encoding 4-hydroxybenzoate octaprenyltransferase produces the protein MYVQLLKSLNRLNPRAWDFVQLTRMDKPIGIYLLLWPTLWALWIAGDGSPSLANIVIFVLGVVLTRAGGCVINDWADRKVDGHVKRTEQRPLVSGKISSKEALVFFAVLMSVSFLLVLCTNAPTILLSLGGLALAFSYPFMKRYTYYPQVVLGAAFSWGMPMAFTAETGHLPAAAWLLYIANLLWTVGYDTYYAMTDRDDDLKIGVKSTAILFGDADRAIILTLQGLALGCLLLAGAQFKLGGWFHLGLVAAAACFAWEFWYTRGKDRMRCFKAFLHNHWAGLAIFVGIVLDYALR, from the coding sequence ATGTACGTGCAACTGCTCAAATCCTTGAACCGCCTCAATCCGCGGGCCTGGGACTTCGTGCAACTGACCCGCATGGACAAGCCCATCGGCATCTACCTGTTGCTGTGGCCGACATTGTGGGCGCTGTGGATTGCCGGCGACGGCTCGCCGTCCCTGGCCAACATCGTGATTTTTGTGCTGGGCGTAGTGCTGACCCGTGCCGGCGGTTGCGTGATCAACGACTGGGCCGACCGCAAGGTCGACGGCCACGTCAAACGCACCGAGCAGCGCCCGCTGGTGAGCGGCAAGATCAGCTCGAAGGAAGCCCTGGTGTTCTTCGCGGTGTTGATGAGCGTGAGTTTCCTGCTGGTGCTGTGCACCAATGCGCCGACGATTCTGTTGTCCTTGGGCGGGCTGGCGCTGGCGTTCAGTTACCCGTTCATGAAGCGCTACACCTATTACCCGCAAGTGGTGCTGGGCGCGGCGTTTTCCTGGGGCATGCCGATGGCTTTCACCGCCGAAACCGGCCATCTGCCGGCCGCCGCATGGCTGCTGTACATCGCCAACCTGTTGTGGACGGTGGGCTACGACACTTACTACGCGATGACCGACCGGGACGACGACCTGAAGATTGGCGTGAAATCCACGGCGATCCTGTTTGGCGATGCCGATCGGGCGATCATCCTGACGCTGCAAGGCCTGGCCCTGGGCTGCCTGCTGCTGGCCGGGGCTCAGTTCAAGCTGGGGGGCTGGTTCCATCTCGGTCTCGTGGCCGCCGCCGCGTGCTTTGCCTGGGAGTTCTGGTACACCCGCGGCAAGGACCGGATGCGCTGCTTCAAGGCGTTCCTGCACAACCACTGGGCCGGGCTGGCGATTTTTGTGGGGATTGTGCTGGACTATGCCCTACGGTGA
- the phoB gene encoding phosphate regulon transcriptional regulator PhoB: MVGRSILIVDDEAPIREMIAVALEMAGYDCMEAENSQQAHAIIVDRKPDLILLDWMLPGTSGIELARRLKRDELTGDIPIIMLTAKGEEDNKIQGLEVGADDYITKPFSPRELVARLKAVLRRAGPTDGEAPIEVGGLLLDPISHRVTIDGKPAEMGPTEYRLLQFFMTHQERAYTRGQLLDQVWGGNVYVEERTVDVHIRRLRKALGDAYENLVQTVRGTGYRFSTKA, encoded by the coding sequence ATGGTTGGCAGGAGCATTCTGATCGTCGACGACGAGGCGCCCATCCGCGAGATGATCGCCGTTGCGTTGGAGATGGCCGGCTATGACTGCATGGAAGCAGAGAACTCTCAACAGGCCCACGCCATCATCGTCGATCGCAAGCCCGACCTGATCCTGCTCGACTGGATGCTGCCTGGCACCTCCGGCATCGAGCTGGCCCGGCGTCTCAAGCGCGATGAGCTGACGGGTGACATCCCGATCATCATGCTCACCGCCAAGGGCGAAGAAGACAACAAGATCCAGGGCCTGGAAGTCGGTGCCGACGATTACATCACCAAGCCGTTTTCCCCTCGGGAGCTGGTGGCGCGCCTCAAGGCCGTGCTGCGTCGTGCCGGGCCGACCGATGGCGAAGCGCCGATCGAAGTTGGCGGCCTGCTGCTGGACCCGATCAGCCACCGCGTGACCATCGACGGCAAGCCCGCCGAGATGGGCCCGACCGAATATCGCCTGTTGCAGTTCTTCATGACTCACCAGGAGCGCGCCTACACCCGTGGGCAGCTGCTGGATCAGGTCTGGGGCGGCAACGTATACGTCGAGGAGCGCACCGTGGATGTGCACATCCGGCGCTTGCGCAAAGCCCTCGGCGACGCCTACGAGAATCTGGTACAAACCGTGCGCGGCACCGGTTATCGTTTTTCGACAAAGGCCTGA